In Frederiksenia canicola, the sequence TAACCCAATGCCCACGAGAATTTGCATCATAATCAGCATCACCGCTTTGGCAAAATCAAATTCAAAAGTGACCGCTTGATAGATTGCTACTTCAAGTGTGCTGTATTTTGGGCCACCGCCTAACATCAACACGATCGGAAAGCTAGTAAAACAGATCAGGAAAATTGTGGTAAAGGCATAAGGTAAAATCCCTTTGAGAATCGGGAGTTCAACAATGCGGAAGTAGTGGATGCCGCGTAAATTAAGTTGAGCAGCGAGTTGGTGTTGGCTGCTTGGAATCAAACTCAGCCCTTCTAATACGTATTTTGCTACTAGCGGAATATTGAAAAAGAGATGTGCCAACAAAATGCCTTGCAATCCGTATAGTTGGAATTGCCACTCTAAACCAAGCGATTGCCATATTTGGGCTAACCAACCCGCATTTCCCCAGACGCCAATCACGGCAAAAATCACCACCAATGACGGCAACGCCCACGCAAAGGTGATGATTTTATACAGAATATGTTTCCCTTTGAAGTTGAGATAGAAAAAACTGCGAGCAAGTAGAATGCCAAACAGCGTTGAGAAAACGGCAGAAAGCCCGGCTTGTAACAGGCTATATTTCAGAATTTGTCCCACTTCGTGAAAAGACCAAAAAGTGGCATCTGAACGGTGATCAAATAACGCCCATAAACTAAAAATGTAAAGGGATAAGATAATTAAATAGACCGACCAAGCGGAAATCTGGGTAATTCTGCGAAGCATTGCAATCGTTTAGCTAAAAAAGATAACGCACTCTACCTGATTTTGCTGGAAATGTTAAATGTTGTTATGGCTCAAAGAATGCAAGGGGATCTTCTGATATAGTCGATTTTATTTTGTGATGAAGGAATCTTTATGAGTAAAACATTTAGTGACGAAGTTGAAAACTGTAAAACCAACTGTAAACCGACAAACACGGCAATGTTTGATAATGCCGACAGCACTATTGAGGTCGTGCAACAATATGAAAATGAAGCCCAAGCACAGCAAGGGCTAGAGAAGTTGATTGAAAAAGCACGTTCGGTTGAAAATGAACCGTGTAAAATTAAAAGTCGCATCAGCCCAACAGAAAATGGCGTGGAATTGCATACGACATTTGAGTTTGGCTGCCAAGCAGAAGCCGTTATTTTTCAGATGAAATTGCGTTAGGCAAAGACGACAAGCGGTCAGATCACCGCAAAATATTGCAAATTAAGGGCGGCATTGCCGCCCACGTTTTTACGAATGAGTTATTTTCCGATACAGAATGAGCTGAAAATATTGCCGAGCAAATCATCGGAAGTGAATTGTCCTGTGATTTCGCTTAACGCATTTTGTACCAATCTCAATTCTTCGGCGAGCAATTCGCCCGCAAAGAATTGGGTGAGCTGAACATGCCCTCGTGCTAAATGTTCTGCTGCGGTTTCAAGGGCAACTAAGTGGCGGCGACGAGCTAGGAAACCGCCTTCCGTCGAGCTTTGATAACCCATTGATTTTTTGAGATGCTCTCGCAGTAAATCTACGCCCACTTTCGTTTGTGCAGATAAACGAATGACAGTGAAATTATCTACCTGAATCAAACCTTCCGTTTCCCCAGTTAAATCAACTTTATTGCGAATCACGGTAACAGGAATGTTTTTCGGCAGTTTTACCAAGAAGTCAGCCCACTCTGTTTGAAATGCATCGGATTTGGATGTGGTACTGTCGATCATCAACAAAACGTGATCTGCTTGAGCAATCTCATCCCATGCCCGTTTGATCCCAATTTTTTCCACTTCATCGCTGGCTTCCCGCAGCCCCGCCGTGTCGATAATATGCAGTGGCATACCATCAATATGGATATGCTCCCGTAATACATCGCGAGTGGTGCCGGCAATGTCGGTTACAATAGCCGCTTCACGCCCAGCCAATGCGTTGAGCAAGCTCGATTTACCCGCATTCGGTTTGCCAGCAATCACCACTTTCATCCCTTCACGCAAAATGGTGCCTTGTTTGGCTTCTTGGCGAACGCTGGCGAGTTGAGCAATGATTTCATTCAGTTTTGCTTCGATTTTGCCGTCAGCTAAGAAGTCGATCTCTTCATCGGGGAAATCGATCGCGGCCTCAACGTAGGTGCGAAGATAAATGACATTATCAACCAATACATTGATTTTATTAGAAAACTCTCCTTGTAGTGATTTTAAGGCAGAGCGAGCCGCTTGTTCAGATGTAGCATCGATCAAGTCAGCAATTGCTTCTGCTTGAGCGAGATCGAGTTTGTCGTTTAAAAAAGCCTGCTCGGAAAATTCGCCCGCACGGGCAATTCGTACGCCATCGATTTTCAAAATTCGGTTGAGCAAAATATCCAAAATCACTTGTCCGCCGTGGCCTTGCAGCTCCAACACATCTTCACCAGTAAAGGAATTGGGGGCCTTAAAAAACAGGGCGATGCCTTGGTCGAGCGTGGTGCCGTCTTCATCTTTAAAGGGTAAATAGTCCGCCATCCGAGGTTTCGGGCATTTGCCGAGTACTTGTTCTGCCACTTTGCTGGCGAGCGGTCCAGACACTCGCAAAATGCCGATACCACCACGTCCGATCGGCGTAGCTTGGGCGACAATAGTTTCTTTCATAATCATTCCTTCACAATAAATTTAGCCTGCATTCTACTGCAAGCGGTCAGATTCTCGAAACGTTTTGCAAATCAGTAACGGCGAACATCGGGCGGGGTATAGTTTGCAATAAAGGCTTCAATTTCGGTTAAGTCATCAGAGAATAAGGTTTTTTCTCGATCTTGTTGCGTGAGAAAGCCTTCCGTTACCATTTTGTCAAAGACGGCTTTGAGCGGTTCATAATAGCCATCGCTGTTAAATAAAATGCACGGATGGTTATTTTGCCCGATTCTCGCCCATGAAATGACTTCGCTAATTTCTTCGAGTGTGCCGGGGCCGCCTGCTAAGGCGATATAGGCTTGCCCAAGTTCAATCATTTTCTGTTTTCGCTCAGTCATTGAGCTGACGCTAATCATTTCCGTCACACCAGTGTGGGCAATTTCTCGCTGTTGTAAAAATGTCGGCATAATGCCGATCACTTTGCCGCCGTGTTGTAATACAGTATCGGCCAACAAGCCCATCAGCCCGACCTTTCCCCCACCATAAACTAAGGTGTGATTTTGCTCTACAAGCCATTTGCCAAGTGCGATGGTCGCCTGTTGATGAAGGGGGTTATTTCCTAAGCTTGCCCCGCAGTAAACGGTGATATACATTTCTTTTTGTTCCAGATTTGGTTAAAGTGAAGCGGAAATTTTAGCAAAATCATAAGGGGAACAAAATGCACTTTGGTGAATATCAGCAATGGGTAAGCGAGTTTTATAAACAGCAAAAGTGGTATGAGCGAGATGTATTTCGCCGTTTGGCGTATTTAACCGAAGAGGTAGGTGAAGTCGCATGTGCGGTGCGAGCGATTGAAATCGGACGGGAGCGTCCTGATCAGGTAGAGCAAGATTTGACACAAAAGCGAGAAAATTTGATTGAAGAATTGGGCGATGTGTTTGATAACTTATTTATTTTGGCGGATAAGTATGGCATTTCGTTGGAAGAGGTGATGGCGAAACATCAGACCAAATTTGTGAAGCGGTATATTGAAGAAGTGAAATAGTACAAGCGGTGAGATCCGTCAGAAAATTTGCAAATGTCTTTTCGGATCTCACCGCTTGTCTCGCAAGCAGATTATTCTAATTCGCCACAGAAACGGTAGCCTTCACCGTGAATAGTGACAATAATTTCGGGCGTATTGAGATGATCTTCAAAATGTTTACGAATGCGGCGAATGGTGACATCCACTGTGCGATCGTGAGGTTTTAATTCACGTCCTGTCATTCTTTTTAATAAATCATCACGGGTTTGAATTTTCCCTGGGTTCTCACAGAAATGGAGCAAAGCACGGAATTCGCTGCGTGGTAATTTAGTGCTTTCACCTTCAGGGTTGATTAAGCTGCGACTATTAACGTCAAGCGTCCAGCCATTGAAATGATAGCTCTCAATTGGTTCAGCTTCCTTCGTATGTTTCTCTTTCTCTGCCATGGTGCGTTGTAGCAAATTACGAGCACGAATGGTTAATTCACGGGGGTTGAACGGTTTGGTGATGTAATCATCCGCACCAATTTCTAAACCGAGAATTTTATCCACTTCGTTATCGCGTCCAGTTAGAAACATTAATGCGATGTCTGTATTTTCACGCAATTCACGAGCAAGCATCAAACCGTTCTTACCCGGTAGATTAATATCCATAATCACTAAATGAATTTCGTGGTGATCTAAGATGGAATGCATTTCAACACCATCGCTGGCTTCAAATACATCATAGCCTTCCGCTTCAAACACACTTTTTAGTGTGCTGCGAGTAACAGCTTCATCTTCAACAATGAGAATTTGTGGGTTTTCCATTTTTTGCCCTTTTAAAAATTTAAAAACTCAGTTTTACAATCGTCATTTAAATGTTGCAAACTTGTGATATTCTACTTGCGATCTTTAAACACTGGAACTTTTATTTTTACGTTTAATTAGCTTTAATCAAACTTTTATAAAAAATATCTATTGTATTTAAAGAGAAATATATTCCACAGGCAAATTAAACGTGTGTTTTGCAAGATCTTCTGTAATTGCTCGGTGGCTGAGTATGGCTTGTTTTTCAGCTAATACAATGCGACTAATGGCAATTTCCTCTAAGCCCTGCATTCGGCGATAATTTAATGCACTTTGTAGCGGTAAAAAACTTGGGTTGAAGGCGGCATTCTCGGCATATTGTCCTGTAATGATGTGTTCGCCAACCTGCAATGCAACACCGCTGACGGCTTGGCTGTAAGGTGCGTACGATCGGCTGGCGGCGGTGATTGCTGCTTGGACAAGCGGGTCGTTATGGCTAGAAAATTGCAAATGTTGTTTATCAAACAGTACGTTTGAGATATTCAAATCTTTCGGACCAAATGAATCGGGCAAATAGCTATGCAACAAGTTGTTTTGGCTGTGCGGCAAATGGATTTTTAGCGTGTGAGCGGTATTTAATTCATTCATAAATTGGCGGCAATGTCCGCACGGCGTGTAATTTACAACCATATCCGTAATGCCTTCTTCGCCCGCAACCAGTGCGTGTGAGATTGCACTTTGTTCGGCGTGTACCGATTGTTGGATGGCATCTTGGGCAAATTCTATATTGGCGCCGAAATAGAATTTTCCTGATTTTCCAATGGCAACCGCACCCACATAGAAATTGGAAACGGGTGGAGTCGCATAGCATGCGGCAATAGGCAAACAAGTCAGTGCGAGATCAACAGGCGAAAGTTGAAATTGTTCACACCATGTCTGAATTTGCTCGGCAGAAAATTGAGCTTGGTAATTCTGTTTAGCAAGTTGTGCTAATACGGTGGTGAGCACGGCGTGATTTTCAGTAACATCTAAATGCGCCAAGCGACTTTTAATGGTTGATTGTTTCATACATCCTCACTTTTTTGATTTCTTAGTTAATTTGTCCAACGCAATTTGTGCAGGCTCTACTAATTCAGTCTCTCCACTTGCAATAACGAGACGATAGAATACTTTTGCTTGCTCTAAATCTTTCTTGGTGCCTTCGCCTTTTTCATAGGCTCTGGCAATGGCATAAAGGGCATCAATGCTACCGTTATCGGCTGCACTCATATAATATTCAAAGGCTTTCTTTAAATCTTTTTTGACCCCTTTTCCTGTTTGGTAAATTTCCCCTAATAGGGCAAGCGAATTTGCATCGCCGTTTTCCACGGCTTTTTCTAACCAATAACGAGCTTGTTGATAATTTTGTTCCACCCCTTGGGCATCAAGATACATCACACCAGTATTGAACATCGCAAGGGCATCGCCTTGTTCTGCAGCAATGCTAAATAGGCTTAATGCTTTGGCGTAATCAGGTTCGCCAAGTGTTCCACTTGCATAGAGATGCCCTAAGTTAGTATGTGAGTCTCTATGTCCTTTATCGATCGCTTGTTGATAAAGTTCCGCAGCTTGTTGTGGATCTCTAAATACACCGATCCCATCTTCATAGTGGTGGGCGAGTTGGAAAAGTGAGTCAATGTCTCCTTTATTGGCAGCTTGTTGATACCAATAAGTGGCAAACCACCAATCTGGCTCCACACCAAAACCTGTCTGGTAGAGATCAGCTAATGCCGCCATTGCGAGTGTATGTTGCTGTTGAGCTGCTTTTTGCATTAACTCGAATGCTTTAGTCGGATTGAGCGTACAAGGGAAATCGTCCAAATTCGCCAGTGTATATTGTGCTTCAGCCCAGCCTTTATCCGCCAAAGGAGGAAGTAATTTACAAACTAGCTCCTTTTCCCCTTTTTCAATAGCCGATTGAACTTGAAGGAGAGCAGCTTTATCTGCTTCAGTTGGTTCAATGATATGCACAGGGCGTTGAATCCCAGTTACCCGTTTACGCAAGTGGTCTAATAGGGTAAATGCCTCATCGCTAACATAGGCATCTTCGCTGTTTTGATATAGTGTTTTATATAGGTGATCGGCTTTATAAACATCTTTGGCTACACCAAAGCCATCTTCATATAGTGAACCGAGTAATAATTGATATATTTCATCTGTCTCGGCAAGTTGTGTGATTTCAGGTAATAAACTGGCTAATCCAGCTTTGGCTTCTTGTTTTAAAGTGTGATTACCATATTTTAGGACATCAATATAATTTGCAGCAGCTTGCTCTAGATTTTTTTCTGTTCCCCTGCCTTCAGCATACATTTTAGCCAATCGATAGCTATTTTCACTATTGTTTTGTAGTAGGTTACTTTTCCCGATGCGTGAATAACACTCAAAGGCTTTGCTATCACTTTGTTCAACACCTTCCCCCGTTTCGTATAATTTACCGAGTAAAAGATTGGCTTCGGCGGAGTAGGCTTCTGCATTTTTTTGTAAGTAAGTGACCGCTTGTTGAAGATCTTTTTCAACGCCGATGCCGTTTAAATAGGCTTTAGCAACATATAAACTGGAGTCGTTGGCATAACCAGCGAGTTCATGGGCTTTTTTATGTAGTTCAACGGTTTTGGTGAGATCTACTGGCACACCTAGGCCTTTTTCATAGATTTCTGCCAGTTTTTCCATCGCAAAATAAGATTGCTGTTCGGCGGCTTTTTCGTACCAATAAATGGCTTTGAGATAATCTTTAGGGGTTTCTGGGTATAGCCCATAAAAATAGTTATCACCTGCCGAGAGTTGTGCATCGACAACATTTCCTTTGGCGACTTGTTCTAGCAATCGTATTCCTTCTGCAGAATTACTTGGGTCAGTAAGTAATTTCATGGCTTGTTGGAACTGTTCATCCAATGCTTCTTTGGTTGGTGTCGATTGTGCAAAAAGGGGGGAAGATAACCCCAATAGAAGTGAAAAAAGGAGATAATGTTGTTTCATAAGATTCTCATTAATGACGTTCAAGGATCACCCCAACGCTACTGGCTTCTGCCACCGCTTTGGGTTTGTGTAATTCAATACGTAATGTGTTGACTTTAAATTCATTTTGCAGCAAATCCGCTACACGATAAGCCACAGTCTCCACTAACTTAAATGGTGTTTTTTCAACAAAATCGAGAATTCTTGCGGATACTTCGGCGTAATTCAAACAAAATTCAACATTGTCTTCTTCAACCGCTCGCTGAAAATCCCATTCCATTTCAATATTAAATACCAAGCGTTGCTTAATGGTATGTTCCCAATCATAAGCCCCAATGGATGCAAAAGCGGTGAGTTCATGAATAAAAACTTTATCGCTCATCGGATCTTTCCTTATTTTCCTTTTTGAAAGTTCAGGTAGAATATCACAAAATTACTCATTGCGATAAGGGGAACAGGTAATGGCGTATTTCATTATTATTGCAGCCTATTTATTGGGCTCAATTTCAAGTGCCGTTATTTTCTGCCGCTTGGCGGGACTACCTGATCCAAGAAAACATGGTTCGGGCAATCCAGGGGCAACCAACGTATTGCGAATTGGTGGTAAGCAGGCTGCATTAGGTGTGTTGCTATTTGATATTTTGAAAGGATTACTACCTGTTTCCGTGGGGTTATATTTAGCATTACCGCCACTTCAGATTGGTTTTATTGCACTTGCCGCTTGTTTAGGACATGTTTTCCCCATTTTCTTCCAATTCCGTGGCGGCAAAGGCGTGGCAACGGCATTTGGTGCTATTCTTCCGCTTGGCTATGCCATTTCAGGGCTTGCATTATTAACATGGTTGATCGTTTTCGGCATATCAGGTTATTCGTCACTCAGTGCCGTGATTACCGCACTCAGCGTGCCTTTTTACGTATGGTGGTTTAAGCCCGAACTCACTTTTCCCGTTGCACTTGTTTGCTGTTTGTTAGTGTATCGTCATCATGACAATATCCAACGCTTATGGCGTGGGCAAGAAGATAAAATGTGGAAAAAACGTAAATAAAAATCCCTAGCCGATGTGTTAGCTAGGGATCCTTTCACACTGCAAGCGGTCAGATCCGAGAAAAATGTTGCAACACTTTTTCGGGATCTGACCGCTTGTTTAGCTATAGAGCTTCAATGGCTTGATACTGCTGTTGCAGTTTTGCCAAGCCGTCAGCGTATTCTGCCATTTTTTCACGTTCTTTGGCGATAACTTGCTCTGGGGCTTTGGCGACGAAGGCTTCGTTACTCAGTTTGCCTTCAATGCGTTTTACTTCGCCATTGAGTTTTTCGATCTCTTTGGTTAAGCGAGCGAGTTCGGCTTCTTTATTGATAAAGCCTGCCATTGGCACGAATAATTCCACGTTAGCGATCAGTTTGGTTACTGAAAGCGGAGCATCTTCGCCTTGAGCTAACACTTTCACTTGCTCAAGTTTGGCGATGGCTTGTAACAAGCGGTCGTTTTCGGCCAAAATTTTGCAATCACTTTCGTTAGTGTTGCGCACCAATAACGTTAATGGCTTACTTGGAGCGATGTTACATTCTGCACGAATGTTACGCACTGCCACAATTACTTCTTTCAACCAACCGATTTGAGTTTCTGCCGCAGGATCAAGTTCGCTTTCTTCCACTTTCGGGAATGGCTGTAACATAATAGTGTCGCCCGATAAATCCATCACGCCTTTCAGTTTTTGCCAAATTTCTTCAGTGATGAACGGAATAATTGGGTGAGCTAAACGTAACAATTTCTCTAACACATTGAGAAGTGTGCGACTTGTCCCCCGTTTTTGTGCCTCTGTGCCGTTGGCAAATACAGGCTTGGTGAGCTCTAAATACCAGTCACAGAATTGGTTCCAAGTGAACTCGTAAATGGTGTTCGCCACTAAGTCAAAACGGTATTGCGATAACGCAGAACGGAATTCTTCAACAGTGCGGTTAAAGCTCGATTGGATCCAACGATCTGCCAAGCTGTATTCCACCTCGCCTTCGCTTAAATCAAGTTTGTCGTTGGTGAGAACGAAACGGCTCGCATTCCATAATTTATTACAGAAATTGCGGTAGCCTTCTAAGCGTTTCATATCCCAGTTAATATCACGTCCGTTGCTTGCTAATGCCGCAAGGGTGAAGCGTAAAGCATCTGTTCCATGTGCAGAAATACCGTTCTCAAATTCTTTGCGAGTGGCTTTGGCAATTTTTTCTGCAAGCTGTGGTTGCATCATATTGCCAGTGCGTTTTTCAAGGAGATCTTCAAGGGAAATACCGTCAATCATATCAATCGGGTCAAGCACGTTACCCTTCGATTTCGACATTTTTTGACCCTGTTCATCACGAATTAAGCCCGTTACATAAACGGTTTTGAACGGCACTTGTGGCTTGCCATTTTCATCTTTAATGAAGTGCATCGTGAACATAATCATACGAGCGACCCAGAAGAAAATGATGTCAAAACCAGTGATTAACACATCCGTTGGGTGGAACATTTTCAGATCTGGCGTTTGTTCTGGCCAACCTAAAGTTGAGAACGTCCACAAGCCCGATGAGAACCAGGTATCTAGCACATCTTCATCTTGTTTTAAGGCTAAATCTGCAGGCAAATTATGCTTCGCTCGAGCTTCTTCTTCGCTACGAGCTACATAGATATTGCCGTTTTCATCGTACCACGCAGGAATACGGTGTCCCCACCATAATTGGCGAGAAATACACCAGTCTTGAATATCACGCATCCAAGAGAAATAGAGATTTTCATACTGTTTTGGCACGAACTGAATTTCGCCATCTTCCACCGCTTTTACTGCCACTTCAGCAAGCGGTTTTACGCTCACATACCATTGGTCGGTTAGCATTGGCTCGATTGGCACGCCACCACGATCACCATAAGGTACTTTTAAGTCATGTGGTTTGATTTCATCTAACAAGCCAAGATCTTCAAAGTCTGCCACGATCTGTTTACGAGCAGCAAAACGTTCCATTCCTTGATATTTTGCAGGAATAAGTGCGG encodes:
- a CDS encoding tetratricopeptide repeat protein; this encodes MKQHYLLFSLLLGLSSPLFAQSTPTKEALDEQFQQAMKLLTDPSNSAEGIRLLEQVAKGNVVDAQLSAGDNYFYGLYPETPKDYLKAIYWYEKAAEQQSYFAMEKLAEIYEKGLGVPVDLTKTVELHKKAHELAGYANDSSLYVAKAYLNGIGVEKDLQQAVTYLQKNAEAYSAEANLLLGKLYETGEGVEQSDSKAFECYSRIGKSNLLQNNSENSYRLAKMYAEGRGTEKNLEQAAANYIDVLKYGNHTLKQEAKAGLASLLPEITQLAETDEIYQLLLGSLYEDGFGVAKDVYKADHLYKTLYQNSEDAYVSDEAFTLLDHLRKRVTGIQRPVHIIEPTEADKAALLQVQSAIEKGEKELVCKLLPPLADKGWAEAQYTLANLDDFPCTLNPTKAFELMQKAAQQQHTLAMAALADLYQTGFGVEPDWWFATYWYQQAANKGDIDSLFQLAHHYEDGIGVFRDPQQAAELYQQAIDKGHRDSHTNLGHLYASGTLGEPDYAKALSLFSIAAEQGDALAMFNTGVMYLDAQGVEQNYQQARYWLEKAVENGDANSLALLGEIYQTGKGVKKDLKKAFEYYMSAADNGSIDALYAIARAYEKGEGTKKDLEQAKVFYRLVIASGETELVEPAQIALDKLTKKSKK
- a CDS encoding MazG nucleotide pyrophosphohydrolase domain-containing protein; its protein translation is MHFGEYQQWVSEFYKQQKWYERDVFRRLAYLTEEVGEVACAVRAIEIGRERPDQVEQDLTQKRENLIEELGDVFDNLFILADKYGISLEEVMAKHQTKFVKRYIEEVK
- a CDS encoding TIGR00730 family Rossman fold protein, whose translation is MYITVYCGASLGNNPLHQQATIALGKWLVEQNHTLVYGGGKVGLMGLLADTVLQHGGKVIGIMPTFLQQREIAHTGVTEMISVSSMTERKQKMIELGQAYIALAGGPGTLEEISEVISWARIGQNNHPCILFNSDGYYEPLKAVFDKMVTEGFLTQQDREKTLFSDDLTEIEAFIANYTPPDVRRY
- the arcA gene encoding two-component system response regulator ArcA, with product MENPQILIVEDEAVTRSTLKSVFEAEGYDVFEASDGVEMHSILDHHEIHLVIMDINLPGKNGLMLARELRENTDIALMFLTGRDNEVDKILGLEIGADDYITKPFNPRELTIRARNLLQRTMAEKEKHTKEAEPIESYHFNGWTLDVNSRSLINPEGESTKLPRSEFRALLHFCENPGKIQTRDDLLKRMTGRELKPHDRTVDVTIRRIRKHFEDHLNTPEIIVTIHGEGYRFCGELE
- the folB gene encoding dihydroneopterin aldolase, yielding MSDKVFIHELTAFASIGAYDWEHTIKQRLVFNIEMEWDFQRAVEEDNVEFCLNYAEVSARILDFVEKTPFKLVETVAYRVADLLQNEFKVNTLRIELHKPKAVAEASSVGVILERH
- a CDS encoding YfcZ/YiiS family protein, whose protein sequence is MSKTFSDEVENCKTNCKPTNTAMFDNADSTIEVVQQYENEAQAQQGLEKLIEKARSVENEPCKIKSRISPTENGVELHTTFEFGCQAEAVIFQMKLR
- the plsY gene encoding glycerol-3-phosphate 1-O-acyltransferase PlsY, whose product is MAYFIIIAAYLLGSISSAVIFCRLAGLPDPRKHGSGNPGATNVLRIGGKQAALGVLLFDILKGLLPVSVGLYLALPPLQIGFIALAACLGHVFPIFFQFRGGKGVATAFGAILPLGYAISGLALLTWLIVFGISGYSSLSAVITALSVPFYVWWFKPELTFPVALVCCLLVYRHHDNIQRLWRGQEDKMWKKRK
- a CDS encoding valine--tRNA ligase, translating into MTQKFTMADRFEASAVEQALYKHWEEQGYFKPSENPNVPSYCIAIPPPNVTGSLHMGHAFQQTLMDTLIRFNRMEGNNTLWQTGTDHAGIATQMVVERKIAAEEGKTRHDYGREAFINKIWDWKAYSGGTISQQMRRLGNSIDWDRERFTMDEGLSNAVKEVFVRLHEQGLIYRGKRLVNWDPKLHTAISDLEVENKESKGSLWHFRYPLANGAKTADGKDYLVVATTRPETMLGDTAVAVHPEDERYQSLIGKTVILPLADREIPIIADDYVDREFGTGVVKITPAHDFNDYEVGKRHQLPMVNVLTLNADIRDEAEIIGTDGKPCTNYTALIPAKYQGMERFAARKQIVADFEDLGLLDEIKPHDLKVPYGDRGGVPIEPMLTDQWYVSVKPLAEVAVKAVEDGEIQFVPKQYENLYFSWMRDIQDWCISRQLWWGHRIPAWYDENGNIYVARSEEEARAKHNLPADLALKQDEDVLDTWFSSGLWTFSTLGWPEQTPDLKMFHPTDVLITGFDIIFFWVARMIMFTMHFIKDENGKPQVPFKTVYVTGLIRDEQGQKMSKSKGNVLDPIDMIDGISLEDLLEKRTGNMMQPQLAEKIAKATRKEFENGISAHGTDALRFTLAALASNGRDINWDMKRLEGYRNFCNKLWNASRFVLTNDKLDLSEGEVEYSLADRWIQSSFNRTVEEFRSALSQYRFDLVANTIYEFTWNQFCDWYLELTKPVFANGTEAQKRGTSRTLLNVLEKLLRLAHPIIPFITEEIWQKLKGVMDLSGDTIMLQPFPKVEESELDPAAETQIGWLKEVIVAVRNIRAECNIAPSKPLTLLVRNTNESDCKILAENDRLLQAIAKLEQVKVLAQGEDAPLSVTKLIANVELFVPMAGFINKEAELARLTKEIEKLNGEVKRIEGKLSNEAFVAKAPEQVIAKEREKMAEYADGLAKLQQQYQAIEAL
- the cdd gene encoding cytidine deaminase — encoded protein: MKQSTIKSRLAHLDVTENHAVLTTVLAQLAKQNYQAQFSAEQIQTWCEQFQLSPVDLALTCLPIAACYATPPVSNFYVGAVAIGKSGKFYFGANIEFAQDAIQQSVHAEQSAISHALVAGEEGITDMVVNYTPCGHCRQFMNELNTAHTLKIHLPHSQNNLLHSYLPDSFGPKDLNISNVLFDKQHLQFSSHNDPLVQAAITAASRSYAPYSQAVSGVALQVGEHIITGQYAENAAFNPSFLPLQSALNYRRMQGLEEIAISRIVLAEKQAILSHRAITEDLAKHTFNLPVEYISL
- the mnmE gene encoding tRNA uridine-5-carboxymethylaminomethyl(34) synthesis GTPase MnmE; amino-acid sequence: MKETIVAQATPIGRGGIGILRVSGPLASKVAEQVLGKCPKPRMADYLPFKDEDGTTLDQGIALFFKAPNSFTGEDVLELQGHGGQVILDILLNRILKIDGVRIARAGEFSEQAFLNDKLDLAQAEAIADLIDATSEQAARSALKSLQGEFSNKINVLVDNVIYLRTYVEAAIDFPDEEIDFLADGKIEAKLNEIIAQLASVRQEAKQGTILREGMKVVIAGKPNAGKSSLLNALAGREAAIVTDIAGTTRDVLREHIHIDGMPLHIIDTAGLREASDEVEKIGIKRAWDEIAQADHVLLMIDSTTSKSDAFQTEWADFLVKLPKNIPVTVIRNKVDLTGETEGLIQVDNFTVIRLSAQTKVGVDLLREHLKKSMGYQSSTEGGFLARRRHLVALETAAEHLARGHVQLTQFFAGELLAEELRLVQNALSEITGQFTSDDLLGNIFSSFCIGK